From Aquabacter sp. L1I39, the proteins below share one genomic window:
- a CDS encoding DUF2306 domain-containing protein produces MTLEPLLSASPAIQIHAFAALAALGLGAVQLGLPKGDPRHRLVGWAWVGLMAVVAGSSLLIHEVRVWGPWSPIHLLSVWVLIVLPLAVLAARRHQVRRHGRTMRHLFLFALVVAGLFTFWPGRIMYAVAFGS; encoded by the coding sequence ATGACGCTTGAGCCGCTTCTCTCCGCCTCCCCGGCCATCCAGATTCATGCATTCGCCGCCCTCGCCGCATTGGGGCTCGGCGCGGTGCAATTGGGCCTACCAAAGGGTGATCCCCGCCACCGCCTCGTGGGCTGGGCCTGGGTTGGGCTTATGGCGGTGGTGGCGGGGTCCTCGCTGCTGATCCATGAAGTGCGGGTGTGGGGCCCCTGGAGCCCCATTCATCTGCTCTCGGTCTGGGTGCTGATCGTCCTGCCTTTGGCGGTTCTCGCTGCGCGGCGGCACCAGGTGCGCCGGCACGGGCGCACCATGCGCCATCTCTTCCTGTTCGCGCTGGTGGTGGCGGGGCTGTTCACGTTCTGGCCGGGCCGCATCATGTATGCGGTGGCGTTCGGCAGCTGA